A window of Vidua macroura isolate BioBank_ID:100142 chromosome 4, ASM2450914v1, whole genome shotgun sequence genomic DNA:
ATATATTCAAGAAACAGTTTAATACTTTTGCTTGAGAAAGTCCCCCGAAAAAGCTACATTTTTGAGGGGAGtaggtatttttctttgctagCTGCCATGATGGCTAGCAGCCAAGCCCCTTGTCAGATGCTTGCTTACTTCTCTCATGATGGCACAGGGGAGAAAATaggaagagcagaaaggagagcttatgagttgagataaggacgTGATCATTGCTTACTACCATTTGCCATCATGGGCTAAACAGACTTTGCttgggaaaaataattcaaatattgcttattaatataaattttttcattattaattcaGGCAGTATAAACAAAAAGAGCATTAAAACACTGCCTTTCCTCTTTCGTTTCCTAGGCTCAGCTTCATTCCAGGTTCACTCGTGACCACCACCACCCCTAAAGTGCAAGGGGATTGGGTGTGAGCTGTCCACAGTCTGTACCTAATggtttctctctgctgctggactTACCTCTGctattttctcattctttttgttcccattttttGTGTCCATCTGgcacttttccccctttcttaaATACAGATCTTCAGAGTTTCTTCCCAGGTAGCTGCTGGactcagctgtgctctgcagcaggtCTGGGAGCCAGTCATCTGtgtccagcacagggcagcccctGGCCTGTCCTCACAGATACTGCCAGGACTGTGCCCTGATCACCCAATGTATGGCCATATACTTTTCATCTGGCATTTTTTATGTTACTAAGTAGCACTTCAAGTCAAAAGGGGCTACTCAAAGTGGTAGTTAAGAATTAATAAAAGGCTTTGGTGTTCCTAGTGACAGTTTCCTGAAAACTCTGTGTTCAGAAGTATAGAAAATAGGCAGCAAAAGGCGAGGCACCATGAGGAAAAGTACTGAACAGTGTTGTTTCGTTGCTACAAAACCCCTCGTCCTGTGGATGGATAAGGTAAAGGGAGAGTTGTTATTTACTAAATCTCACTATATTAAAACTAGGTAGGACCCTCTGAAAATTCTTAGAGGAAGAAACAGGTAATGGGCAGGTTTTGCTCAACTGTTCTCAAACATCGGAACTGCTGTGATAGGAGGTCATGGGTCACTGGGCTCACAAAGGGCCTTAGACTTCACAGGTAAGAGAACCAAGGCCAGAAAAAGAGAACCAAGGCCAGAAACTAAAGCTAGAGTAGGCAGGGATAAATCTCTGAGATCCCTAAGCCAATGATAGCAGCTGCTAGGAGAGCAAAGAGCTGCAGGTAGTAGCCGAGCTGATGTGCTCTTCCACAGTAGGAATGGAGTGCTCCCCTGCCTTGGAGGCTGAGGACTGAGTAGTGTGGGTTATTTGATCTAATAAGACAGTTCATAATAGCTAATGAGAGATTTCCtgaaacccagaaaaaaatcagtttagaaATCAAATACCAGTTGTAGGAACTCAAGGCTGACCTGGTTTCTGttgcttccccttcccctccctgcttcccTAACATCACTAGTCTGGAGGAGTTTCAAGTGATTGTGGTCctgattattttgaaaatgaactTTGATCACACTTAGTTTCATCTTGGTATTGGTGCACCTGATGATCTTGTGCTGAGAATCAAAGGCCAGAAGTTGAGCCATTTCTTTGAGGATAAGAATAGTTCAATTTGCATAGAAATAGCTGCATTAGAAGACCATGAGTAGCAAACCTGAAAAACATCTAATACATTTTCCTATATTATCCACTGTTACATACTTTTTTTTATGAAGGCTCGCTTCTTAGTAGTCATGGCTTCACCAAAAGAGTGGAAGTAATTTcatacattttattaaaaacaccTTACAGAGTGGTTTTTCTGTTCCTGATACAATTCAGTTCCTGTCCAGAATTCTTGCTGTAATACCTGTTTTGATTGATTTGTAAGAAATAATAAAGTTCTGGCTCAGTTTAGAGAAGACTATCCCTACCTTGCAAGTAACAAGCTTCCAAGATTCATAGTCCACCTGTAGAATGCCTCTTTGCCTTTATTGGTCCTGTACCTAATGTACCAAAGTGAACATCTCAACTGTGTATATACATTCATTTCATTACGTAGGATTTCACTGTGTCTTAGAGCTTTACAGCAAATACTCTCATTTTCCTACCAGTTTGAGGTGTGGGTTTTTGTGAGGGTTGTTTCTTGTTGGTtttggtggagtttttttttgtgggttttgtttgtgtgggttttttttttggttttttttggtttttttttttgtttgtttgttttttggtttttttttgtttttttggttttttttgttgttgtttttttttgttttgttttttttttttttgattggttggtttgcttttttaaaatattcaaatgaaattgctaaaaaaaaaaaatctgtactcCAGTGATTCTATCTGGTACTTTGCATATATAtcaaatttcttatttttactgAGTATCATCTTCCCATAAAGCATTGTCTTCAGGGAGGTGTCATGTACCTAATGTATTTGCATTTGCTGTGTTGGAAGAACCAAATGTCTTGAACCTTAGATTCCTTCAGTTCTGCACATCCTTTAGAGGCTGAATATATAtctaattttttgtttcaggaGGCTGAATTTTCACTACTGTGTtctttcagtaatttttcaaCTGATTGCTAGCCTGGTGTTATCAAAGCCTATTCTGAAAGattggaaatgaaaattattttcattatggAATCTTACAAGAGCCTTTGGATTTTGTTGATTTGGCTGCTAgctttgttttttgggggttttttttgtttgtttttttttttttttgtaaaaacttttttgtGATGTCTACAAGTATTGACTGAAGATGGAGAAACTGTTGCGAAAGGGAGCATCCAAGCAGTTAAGAAAGGGAGATATGCTTTGTGCGACTGACAGGGCACAACAGATGGAATCTCTTCCACAGGACTCAGGGTTGAGCTTGGGTATTCCTGGGTAGGCCAAAATTTCCATGTAGAATTTTTCTGTAGTGTTCTGAATtggctttttcttctgtagTATCAATGCATTAGGAAGGTTGATTAGCATTAGTCCTTTCTCTAACTTTCTTAAGAAAGATTTTGAAAGGAATGTATTCAGGTGAAAAGGAGCACCCTTGCTAAGGggcatatttatatatatattcatcCCCTAACGCTGATTTATGATgtactttttctctctttgacCTCCTTCAAAGAGTACAAAATAGTTGTGGAAAAACAGTGGAAAAGCAgtccaaaaccaaaaatctggATTTGATTATTATACAGAACTCTATTTCTTTGCATTATTGGTATAAAGGAGAGCTTCCCAGACAATTTTCTTGACTTCTTATTTGACTGTTGGCATTTGGATCCTTCAACCAATGCTTCATTGTCTGCATCTGAGGCTGTGGAAAAATATGTGTAATTGATTGATGTTTTTGAAATAATAGGCAGTAACATGAAAATGATGCTGTAAATGCAATAAGGGGTAGTATAAAGGTGATAATAGAGTTGAATGTTGAGCTACATGTTGAAACTCAAAATTGAATTCGCAGAGCACACAAAACAGCCCAAGTTTGAAACAGAGAACCAAGGAAGAAAGgtatgaaattaaatatatttagggGATTTAACTATAATTTAAAtgtcattgattttttttttttattaaagaaaaaattttaaaacgAGCACCTGTTAATGTTTTTGaatactgtttttttaaaagtatgtttttCTATTTCAATACTTCATAGACTTTAACAGCCAAGTATAAATCTTAAATTTTAACATTTACAATGACTTAACAGAGCAGACTCCCTTTAGTCCCTTTAGCAGACTCACTTTaggtctttcttttttcttatttctaataTTATTGCATATAtgtggaggcagcaggaggagtATGTATAGTTAAAGTGTTAGAACTCTGTATTGGGCTCAAGCTCTTTTCCCAGTGACAGAAAAGTTAGTGGATACTGGGAAGTTACCCAGTTACTTGTACCTGCTCATCCAGTAACCTGGTCTGGTGTCATTGGtgaccctgctctgagcaggaggtTGGTCTGGGAGCCTCCTGAGATCCTTATTAGCTTGAATTACCCTGTAAGCCTAGGATTTAGTTATGTCAAGTTTAACTTCAGCATCAGAATTGTGTGTTTGTTTACAGTATGTAAATATGAATAATAATTGTAATATCAAGTGCATTGTTTTGGTTGCCTTGAAAGTAAAAAGTGCAATATAGACACATGATTTTTGGGAAAGCAGTCATGTTTGGTTAATACAGGCTCttttaaatgttattatttctgaatgggtttactttttattttttctcaaatttatAAAAGTTTGGTGACAAAtcaaatatacaaaataatttgctgATGGCTGATACTGTTAATGGAATAAGGTGTCAGAAATTTTACAAGATAAAGTAGCTGCATGAAAATTGTGCCATAGGTGAAAATACATTTGCTGACAAAATCTCTTGAGATCTTCCTTAAAGCCACTGTTATTATCATCACTACTCGTTCTTTGCAGGGGATGGAGTGCTAGATCTCTCTACAAAGAAAAGCGCAAGGTTGGAAGAACCAAAATATGATCCCTTGTGTTCTGAAAACTCAGTGTCTGGGTAAGCAATGTTTAGGACTCTCTTTGGCTTATCAAAAAGACAATCCAGGTTTCTCTTCTTTGGCCAGGTTTTATGTTCGTAACATACCTGTATATACTGGCACACACATGTGGTTcctattttgctttcaaaagaatttttgtcACTCATAAGTGTGTGTCTATGTATATATCATATgtttcatttgtcttttttcctttttttttctgtttaaagaaaagttATCAGAACAATCACCAAACTTTAGTTCATGTTACtaaaaattatgtgaaaattGATTACATAACACAGTAGAAGTAAGAGACTAGTAGAAGAAAgtgcaaataattattttagaatttatttaGGGAACTTCAATTTTGGACAAAAATGACCATGTTAATAATTAGATGCAAAATCTTCTTCAACTAACATGAACAAGTTAAATGACTATTATCAATAATATTCCTTAATAGAGAGAGAGCAAGCGCGTGAGAGAGAGCTCTTAATCATCATACTTATATTTGCATCACGGTTCTGACTATGGTGTGTGGTGGCAAGTGGTTAAATTTCTTTATTCAGCAAGGAAAACTTTATTGCATCTGCTGAAAGCTACCACAAAATTAgtgaatttctttgttttgttggaTTTTATGATCTTGGCATCCTCCCATCCACTAGCCATAGCAGGACCCTTTTTGTCACCTGTACGTCTTACAAATAACTTATTACAAATAGGACTACAGTAGTAGCATTTGTTGAATTATGTAAAAGTGCGTTTTATTAATTTGCTGAtatgaaaaattttgaaaatggatGGCTTTGTAATTAGTGAGCTGTAAATAGTGAgtagaagtttttaaaattttgtcttattttgtgaaaaatggaCTTGATTGTTAACTACAGCACTTTATCTTCTTGTTGTAGAAAGCCTAGTTTTGTGTAAGTCTGGGATGTTTGTGTGTAGTTATGTACTTATTGCTGCAAATTTTCTATAAGGGGGTTGACTCTTTTATTACTTGTTTAGCGGTAACGTCACGTTTCTACTAACAAAAACTCCTTCAGGATTTGGGTATTTAACAGAACGTTAAttgtataattaaaattataacaGTGTTGCTCTGCAAGCATGTGAACAAGGGAATATAGCAAGCACATGAGACTATTACCAAATACTGAGCTAGGATATAAAGTTCTTGGAAGGGCTGCTGTAGAAGCCACGGTATGATTTTTGACACATTGTCCTACCAGAACTGTAACATTTTGCTAGGATAATCATTTAACTACCACATCTCAAAGGCTAAAAAGTATCAGAAGCAGTGATGTTACCGAAGCAAGGAGTATAATAAAGGAGTGGACCCTTCCCTTCCATAGCTGTGTGAGAGTCTCTCATACATCAGTTTACCATCGTTTCATTCCATCCATCCAGGAGACTACACAGAAACAGAGAGGACTATGTGGAAAGAAGTGCTGAGTTTGCAGATGGTTTGCTCTCAAAAGCTTTGAAAGACATTCAGTCTGGAGCACTGGACATAAATAAAGCAGGCATACTTTATGGCATACCTCAAAAAACTTTACTTCTCCACTTAGAAGCCTTACCAGCAGGAAAGCCtgcaccttttaaaaataaaactcgAGATTTCAATGATAGTTATTCATTTAAAGACAGTAAAGAAACTTGTGCAGTCCTACAAAAAGTAGCCTTGTGGGCAAGAGCTCAAGCAGAGCGCACAGAAAAAAGTAAACTCAGTCTACTTGAAACCTCAGAATTAAAATTCCCAACAGCTTCCAGTTACCTCCACCAGTTAACTCTACAGAGAATGGTCActcagtttaaagaaaaaagtgaaaatctaCAATATGAAACTTCAAGTCCCACTGTACAATTAAAAATTCCTCAGCTAAGAATAAGTTCTGTGTCCAAACCACAGTCTGATACTGCTGGTCTTCTGGATGTTATGTACCACGTTTCTAAAACCTCCTCAGTCTTAGAAGGATCAGCTCttcaaaaattgaaaaatatcctccctaaacagaacaaaattgAATGTTCTGGACCTGTAACTCACTCAAGTGTTGACTCCTACTTTCTGCATGGGGACCTCTCTCCTTTGTGTCTTAATGCTAAGAATGGGACAGTAGATGGAAcctcagaaaatacagaagataGTTTGGATCGTAAAGATAATAAGCAACCAAGGAAAAAACGTGGCCGCTATCGGCAGTATGACCATGAAATAATGGAAGAAGCAATTGCAATGGTAATGAGTGGGAAAATGAGTGTTTCCAAAGCACAAGGAATTTATGGGGTACCTCACAGCACTTTAGAATATAAAGTAAAAGAAAGATCTGGAACATTGAAGACTCCACCGAAGAAGAAACTCCGTTTACCAGATACTGGCTTATTTAATATGACAGATTCAGGGACTGGCAGCTGCAAAAATAGTAGCAAGCCTGTGTAGAATAATTGTTAGCAAattgttttgtgtgtgtatgtatgtctGTATACACACACTATGTGAGAAATACATATGCTCACTCTGACAGAAGACATGAAATTACACAGTTCAAAAACCACATACATGCCttttgaaaaatagttttattcaGGGTTTTCACTGTGGACAGAAATATAGAGTTGCTCACTTAATTCTTATAGTGTGTATTTAATATAATCCATGTATAAATAGGTGAAAAGATTCAGGTTTTATTTAGTAGTCACTAGCATAAAgatgttttgggaaaaaaaggtatttgtCATGTGAAGCATAATTTTTAATTGGTGGAGAACCACTTTACCCATTCAATTATCCATCTTATTATGGAAATACACAACCAAGGGTTAGCAGACTTTTATAGTTCACAGAATACTTACAATAAATTGTAAGTAACTCAGATTATACACAgcaagggattaaaaaaaaaaaaaaaaaagatagttcCTCACAAGGAAGTGGATTTGTGAAGTATTAGTAGGATATAGTAcattctgtgaaagaaaaaaagtttgttaTTTAAATATCCAATACAAGTAAGAAAAACCTTTCATTACAAAAATGTGTGTTTAGCAGgcataaactgcatttttttataattttaagaaaattttgttGTTGGTTTAGAAAGAAATTGGTGTTTACAAAGTGTACACTTATGAAATCTGAGAAATTACTGTAGTTATAGAattattaaatatgaaataagaTGGAATACTAAgagcataaaataatttaaactttaACATAATTTCCCTTTTTAGTTTGACAATTAAGGTAACTTgtaagttttaaaaagaaagttggAATGCAAC
This region includes:
- the LCORL gene encoding ligand-dependent nuclear receptor corepressor-like protein isoform X5, whose product is MEKGTEGMAAAAPAPPAAASQCRSPRCTAERRGVRRELDSWRHRLMHCVGFESILEGLYGPRLRRDLSLFEDCEPEELTDWSMDEKCSFCNLHKETASDRASVFGSSQSTPTEELSSQGQSNTDKIECQAENYLNALFRKKDLPQNCDPNIPLVAQELMKKMIRQFAIEYISKSSKIQENRNGSSFESSLMCKSIQMNQTENSLQEEQDSPLDLTVNRTQEQNTQQGDGVLDLSTKKSARLEEPKYDPLCSENSVSGRLHRNREDYVERSAEFADGLLSKALKDIQSGALDINKAGILYGIPQKTLLLHLEALPAGKPAPFKNKTRDFNDSYSFKDSKETCAVLQKVALWARAQAERTEKSKLSLLETSELKFPTASSYLHQLTLQRMVTQFKEKSENLQYETSSPTVQLKIPQLRISSVSKPQSDTAGLLDVMYHVSKTSSVLEGSALQKLKNILPKQNKIECSGPVTHSSVDSYFLHGDLSPLCLNAKNGTVDGTSENTEDSLDRKDNKQPRKKRGRYRQYDHEIMEEAIAMVMSGKMSVSKAQGIYGVPHSTLEYKVKERSGTLKTPPKKKLRLPDTGLFNMTDSGTGSCKNSSKPV